A single region of the Oryzias latipes chromosome 19, ASM223467v1 genome encodes:
- the LOC111946294 gene encoding uncharacterized protein LOC111946294, translated as MLLKVKYESTKKYIRLQSGFTYADVICEVKNKFGLPDGTELHIFDDSDTAVEEDVLLELIESKPDLCLTVCDSISDKHSCPSTLPEEQSVTLSVTDFFRELGIPTVRDGTSCEVLSKSTTEISESDAAKEMVENALHAKPGGEDVLDEYKSENSLKHGTRRKLVNILVSHMTELHGRIPSHKQKEKYALGIITLFPSLRDPFSPKGYEHFYDAQKGTGYLAWRLKTISRKKYQRPVKVAKDLEAHGPNRKRSADGVPQQLTGDACKEAISFLLHCNDDTSVMEKMKKTFKHRQELIHDPQRTEEVFKVFPRFLDVKGLLNQDFVLVFGAETASRMLEKWDTTFKQKIIEEAKHLTRTNELFQLLKAAENLTENDETNWDSDMASLLLLLHLLPPTAGRKRIKISPTDAVPKMVHFHKSCCSIGEHLQKREGKQPYILAIGQTQNKIETFYIIVDKQLIPCQATSSLGAFDELFKSHYVFNLSYEESLVQLYTFVQTTIFNIDVTTTDESPRVRELRAKLLN; from the exons ATGCTGCTAAAGGTCAAATATGAAAGTACCAAAAAATACATCCGATTACAGTCAGGATTTACCTATGCAGATGTCATCTGTGAAG taaaaaacaagtttggactTCCGGATGGAACTGAGCTTCACATTTTTGACGACTCTGACACAGCAGTGGAGGAAGATGTTCTTCTTGAACTTATAGAAAGCAAACCTGACCTGTGTCTGACTGTTTGTGACAGCATATCAGACA AACATTCATGTCCATCCACCCTCCCTGAAGAACAGTCAGTCACTTTAAGTGTGACTGACTTCTTTAGAGAGCTAGGAATTCCCACTGTCAGAGATGGAACAAGCTGCGAGGTCTTAAGTAAATCAACCACTGAGATTTCTGAGTCAGATGCTGCAAAAGAG ATGGTTGAAAATGCCTTGCATGCGAAGCCAGGAGGTGAGGATGTTCTAGATGAGTACAAGTCAGAAAATTCACTAAAGCATGGGACCCGAAGGAAGCTTGTCAACATATTGGTTAGCCATATGACTGAGTTACATGG GAGGATTCCATCTCACAAACAGAAAGAGAAGTATGCCCTTGGAATCATAACACTTTTTCCTTCACTGCGGGACCCCTTTTCTCCAAAGGGCTAT GAACATTTTTATGATGCACAAAAGGGCACTGGATATTTAGCATGGCGCCTCAAGACCATATCCAGAAAGAAGTATCAGAGGCCGGTCAAAGTAGCTAAAGATCTTGAAGCCCATGGACCAAACCGCAAAAGATCAGCAGATGGAGTGCCTCAGCAACTTACTGGAGATGCCTGCAAAGAGGCAATATCATTTCTTCTCCATTGTAATGACGACACAAGTGTTATGGAAAAGATGAAGAAGACCTTTAAACACCGCCAGGAACTGATCCATGACCCACAAAGAACAGAAGAAGTCTTCAAAGTCTTTCCACGTTTTTTAGATGTCAAAGGACTT CTTAACCAAGACTTTGTGCTGGTGTTTGGAGCTGAAACTGCCTCGAGGATGCTTGAAAAGTGGGACACGACATTTAAGCAAAAGATCATTGAGGAGGCCAAACACCTGACACGGACAAATGAATTGTTTCAACTTTTGAAAGCTGCTGAAAACTTAACAGAGAATGATGAGACCA ACTGGGACAGTGATATGGCTTCACTGCTGCTCCTTCTTCATCTGTTGCCACCCACAGCAGGACGAAAGAGGATTAAAATAAGCCCCACTGATGCTGTACCTAAAATGGTGCACTTTCATAAG tcatGTTGCAGCATTGGTGAACACCTGCAAAAACGTGAAGGCAAGCAACCCTACATCCTTGCCATTGGCCAAACCCAGAACAAAATTGAGACCTTCTACATCATTGTGGACAAACAGCTCATTCCCTGCCAAGCCACTAGTTCACTGGGCGCGTTTGATGAACTCTTTAAATCCCACTATGTTTTCAACTTGTCCTATGAGGAATCCCTGGTCCAGCTCTACACTTTTGTTCAAACAACCATCTTTAACATTGATGTCACAACAACAGACGAGTCTCCGAGAGTTCGTGAGTTGCGTGCTAAACTGCTCAACTAg